The following proteins come from a genomic window of Methylorubrum populi:
- a CDS encoding RtcB family protein, which yields MTAINGRDLIVWGFEPGEWFKRAVSIANAMRLEGADDAAIRAHLATLDPATHAIPMRTNALDFGVFLDAETEAERANAVAVIRHMDALMRVPTIVKGAVMPDACPSGFAEGTIPVGGAVACADAIHPGFHSADICCSVAITVFRRADDPKRVLDAMQAVTHFGPGGRNGVVKPPDAVMAGVAGNRFLAEFANIAVGHFASQGDGNHFAYVGHLASTGQVALVTHHGSRGLGAQLYKKGMAAARRHTAIVAPRVPAHNAWIRAESDDGRAYWEALQIVRDWTKASHFALHDLVARKVGNAVADRFWNEHNFVFRREDGLYYHGKGATPSWKGFSADDDGRTLIPLNMAEPILIARHRDHAASLGFAPHGAGRNMSRTAYLREHAPALPEGIDVRFFCGKPDLSELPGAYKDAASVRAQIAKYDLAEVVDTVEPYGCIMAGDWEADAPWRKKAAAKRVAKAAEAETK from the coding sequence ATGACCGCGATCAACGGACGCGATCTCATCGTCTGGGGCTTCGAGCCCGGCGAGTGGTTCAAGCGCGCGGTTTCCATTGCCAACGCCATGCGCCTCGAGGGCGCCGACGATGCGGCGATCCGCGCGCATCTGGCCACCCTCGACCCCGCCACCCACGCGATCCCGATGCGCACGAACGCCCTGGATTTCGGCGTCTTCCTCGACGCCGAGACGGAGGCCGAGCGGGCGAACGCGGTCGCTGTCATCCGCCACATGGACGCGCTCATGCGGGTGCCGACCATCGTGAAGGGGGCGGTGATGCCGGATGCCTGCCCGTCGGGCTTCGCGGAGGGGACCATCCCCGTGGGCGGCGCGGTGGCTTGCGCGGACGCGATCCATCCGGGCTTCCACTCGGCCGACATCTGCTGCTCGGTGGCGATCACCGTGTTTCGCCGGGCCGACGACCCGAAGCGCGTGCTGGATGCCATGCAGGCGGTGACGCATTTCGGGCCCGGCGGGCGCAACGGCGTGGTCAAGCCGCCGGACGCGGTAATGGCGGGAGTCGCGGGTAACCGCTTCCTCGCCGAGTTCGCCAACATCGCGGTCGGCCACTTCGCCAGCCAGGGCGACGGCAACCACTTCGCCTATGTCGGGCACCTCGCCTCGACCGGGCAGGTGGCGCTCGTCACCCATCACGGCTCGCGGGGGCTCGGTGCCCAGCTCTACAAGAAGGGCATGGCCGCCGCGCGCCGGCACACGGCGATCGTCGCCCCGCGGGTCCCGGCGCACAACGCCTGGATCCGGGCGGAATCCGACGACGGCCGGGCCTATTGGGAGGCGCTGCAGATCGTGCGGGATTGGACCAAGGCGAGCCACTTCGCGCTCCACGACCTCGTGGCGCGCAAGGTCGGCAACGCCGTCGCGGACCGGTTCTGGAACGAGCACAACTTCGTCTTCCGCCGCGAGGACGGGCTCTACTACCACGGCAAGGGGGCGACCCCGTCGTGGAAGGGATTCTCGGCCGACGATGACGGGCGCACGCTGATCCCGCTCAACATGGCCGAGCCGATCCTGATTGCCCGCCACCGCGACCACGCGGCCTCGCTCGGCTTCGCCCCGCACGGGGCGGGCCGCAACATGAGCCGGACGGCTTACCTGCGGGAGCACGCGCCCGCCCTGCCCGAGGGCATCGACGTGCGCTTCTTCTGCGGCAAGCCCGACCTGTCGGAGCTGCCGGGCGCCTACAAGGATGCGGCTTCCGTGCGCGCCCAGATCGCCAAGTACGATCTGGCCGAGGTCGTCGACACGGTGGAGCCCTACGGCTGCATCATGGCAGGCGACTGGGAGGCCGACGCGCCCTGGCGGAAGAAGGCGGCGGCGAAGCGCGTGGCGAAGGCCGCCGAGGCGGAAACGAAGTGA
- the mobA gene encoding molybdenum cofactor guanylyltransferase MobA translates to MGSGILGLILAGGLSRRMGGGDKPLRTLSGRTLLEHVAERLEPQCGGGLALSANGDPARFQIAFAGRVLPDTIPDHPGPLAGILAGMEAAAALPGVTHVASVPGDAPFLPHDFVARLAAAAAAERKPIALAASGERRHFTSALWPVALREDLRDWLTRGERRVGGFIERHGAAVAAWPAEPLDPFLNLNAPEDLAAAEALLARHP, encoded by the coding sequence TTGGGGTCGGGTATCTTGGGCCTGATCCTGGCCGGCGGTCTGTCGCGGCGGATGGGGGGCGGCGACAAGCCGCTCCGGACGCTCTCCGGCCGTACCCTGCTGGAACACGTCGCCGAGCGCCTCGAACCGCAATGCGGGGGCGGCCTCGCGCTCAGCGCCAACGGCGATCCGGCCCGCTTCCAAATCGCGTTTGCGGGGCGCGTCCTGCCGGACACCATCCCGGATCATCCGGGGCCGCTGGCCGGCATTCTCGCCGGGATGGAGGCGGCGGCCGCCCTGCCCGGCGTCACCCATGTCGCGAGCGTGCCGGGCGACGCGCCGTTCCTGCCGCACGACTTCGTCGCGCGCCTCGCCGCCGCCGCCGCGGCGGAGAGAAAGCCCATCGCACTCGCGGCCTCGGGCGAGCGGCGCCACTTCACCTCCGCGCTCTGGCCGGTCGCTCTGCGCGAGGACCTGCGCGACTGGCTCACCCGCGGCGAGCGGCGGGTCGGCGGCTTCATCGAGCGGCACGGGGCGGCGGTCGCCGCCTGGCCGGCGGAGCCCCTCGACCCCTTCCTCAACCTCAACGCGCCGGAGGATCTCGCGGCGGCGGAGGCGCTGCTGGCGCGGCATCCCTGA
- a CDS encoding nicotinate phosphoribosyltransferase, translating into MIDLAKRVYDHNFRIDPIVRSLLDTDFYKLLMAQMIFRRHRDVRVSFGIQNRTKSVRVADEIDLGELRAQLDHARTVRLSRGESTWLRGNTFYGRRQILSSEFMAWFETFRLPDYELEVRDGQVALTFHGPWVETTMWEVPALAILNELRSRAVLRGMGKFELQVLYARAMTRVWEKIERLKRLPDLSIADFGTRRRHGFLWQDWCVQAMSEGLGERAFLGTSNCLIAMRREVEAVGTNAHELPMVYAALAGDDDEALAQAPYAVLADWQQDYAGNLLVALPDTYGTTGFLANAPDWLTAWTGIRIDSKEPIAGGEEALAFWESRGCDPREKLAIFSDGLDIDDIEAIHAHFHGRMRIGYGWGTRLTNDFRGLVPEGRLDPISVVCKVTEAEGHPTVKISDNPSKAQGPAAEVERYKRVFGVGEQAAMAVAV; encoded by the coding sequence ATGATCGACCTCGCGAAGCGGGTCTACGACCACAACTTCCGCATCGACCCGATCGTACGCTCGCTGCTCGATACGGATTTCTACAAGCTGCTGATGGCGCAGATGATCTTCCGCCGTCACCGCGACGTGCGGGTCAGCTTCGGGATCCAGAACCGCACCAAGAGCGTGCGGGTGGCCGACGAGATCGATCTCGGGGAATTGCGGGCGCAGCTCGATCACGCCCGCACGGTGCGCCTGAGCCGGGGCGAATCCACCTGGCTTCGCGGCAACACCTTCTACGGCCGCCGCCAGATCCTCTCCTCCGAGTTCATGGCGTGGTTCGAGACCTTCCGGCTGCCGGACTACGAGCTGGAGGTCCGCGACGGACAGGTGGCGCTCACCTTCCACGGCCCCTGGGTCGAGACCACGATGTGGGAAGTGCCGGCGCTGGCGATCCTCAACGAGCTGCGCTCGCGCGCGGTGCTGCGCGGCATGGGCAAGTTCGAGCTTCAGGTGCTCTACGCCCGCGCCATGACCCGGGTCTGGGAGAAGATCGAGCGGCTCAAGCGCCTGCCCGATCTGTCCATCGCCGATTTCGGCACGCGGCGGCGCCACGGCTTCCTGTGGCAGGATTGGTGCGTGCAGGCGATGAGCGAGGGGTTGGGCGAGCGCGCCTTCCTCGGCACCTCGAACTGCCTGATCGCCATGCGCCGCGAGGTCGAGGCGGTGGGCACCAACGCCCACGAACTGCCGATGGTCTACGCCGCGCTCGCCGGCGACGACGATGAGGCGCTGGCCCAGGCGCCCTACGCCGTGCTCGCCGACTGGCAGCAGGACTATGCCGGCAACCTGCTGGTGGCGCTGCCCGACACCTACGGCACCACCGGCTTCCTCGCGAACGCCCCCGACTGGCTCACCGCCTGGACCGGCATCCGCATCGATTCGAAGGAGCCGATCGCGGGCGGCGAGGAGGCGCTGGCCTTCTGGGAATCGCGGGGCTGCGACCCGCGCGAGAAGCTGGCGATCTTCTCCGACGGGCTCGACATCGACGACATCGAGGCGATCCACGCCCATTTCCACGGCCGCATGCGCATCGGCTACGGCTGGGGCACGCGGCTGACCAACGATTTTCGCGGCCTCGTGCCGGAGGGACGCCTCGATCCGATCTCGGTCGTCTGCAAGGTGACCGAGGCCGAGGGCCACCCGACGGTGAAGATCTCCGACAATCCGAGCAAGGCGCAGGGGCCGGCGGCGGAGGTGGAGCGCTACAAGCGGGTTTTTGGAGTGGGCGAGCAGGCGGCGATGGCGGTGGCGGTCTGA
- a CDS encoding peptidylprolyl isomerase — protein MNRRHAVLGLALSAMLLAAPARAGENTVTLETKDGRVTIELRPEIAPKHVKQLKTLIGQGFYNGLKFHRVIDGFMVQTGDPKGNGTGGSSLPNIPAEFSSAPFKRGTVGMARSGDPNSANSQFFICIGDAEFLNNNYTVVGVVTSGMDVVDKIKKGSKANNGTVQDPDKIVKMTLGGGQ, from the coding sequence ATGAACCGCCGCCACGCCGTCCTCGGCCTCGCCCTCTCCGCCATGCTTCTCGCCGCACCGGCGCGGGCGGGCGAGAACACCGTCACCCTCGAGACCAAGGATGGGCGGGTGACGATCGAGCTGCGCCCGGAGATCGCGCCGAAGCACGTCAAGCAGCTCAAGACGCTGATCGGCCAAGGCTTCTACAACGGCCTGAAGTTCCACCGGGTCATCGACGGCTTCATGGTCCAGACCGGCGACCCCAAGGGTAACGGCACCGGCGGCTCCAGCCTGCCCAACATCCCCGCCGAGTTCTCCTCCGCCCCGTTCAAGCGCGGCACCGTCGGCATGGCCCGCTCGGGCGATCCGAACTCGGCCAACTCACAGTTCTTCATCTGCATCGGCGACGCCGAGTTCCTGAACAACAACTACACCGTCGTCGGCGTCGTCACCTCCGGGATGGACGTGGTCGACAAGATCAAGAAGGGCTCCAAGGCCAATAACGGCACGGTTCAGGACCCCGACAAGATCGTGAAGATGACCCTCGGAGGCGGCCAATAG
- a CDS encoding ImuA family protein, producing the protein MPPPRSPAAPTLAELRRLTDSAGGTLGPDAAPTLPFGIAGLDAALPGGGLALGALHQIHEGGPRGRYAATAVLFAGGILARLDGPVLWCLHSRDLFAPALARVGLHPDRVVYCETWRDAEVLPAMEEGLRHRGLAGVVGELTRMALTPSRRLQLAAEGSGVTALVVHRLCAGEAAEPEPSAARTRWRVAPAPSEGSDRRLDRRLGRPRWRLDLQRCRGGAPGAWIVEACDAQGRLALPAVLADRPAAPERVRRAAAG; encoded by the coding sequence ATGCCCCCTCCCCGATCTCCCGCCGCGCCGACCCTGGCCGAGCTTCGCCGGCTGACGGATTCCGCCGGAGGGACTCTCGGGCCCGACGCTGCTCCTACCCTGCCCTTCGGGATCGCCGGGCTCGATGCCGCCCTGCCCGGCGGCGGGCTGGCGCTCGGGGCGCTGCACCAGATCCACGAGGGCGGTCCGCGCGGGCGCTACGCCGCCACCGCCGTGCTGTTCGCCGGCGGCATCCTCGCCCGGCTCGACGGTCCCGTGCTGTGGTGCCTGCACAGCCGCGACCTGTTCGCTCCGGCTCTCGCCCGCGTCGGCCTCCATCCCGACCGGGTCGTCTATTGCGAGACCTGGCGGGACGCCGAGGTGCTGCCGGCCATGGAGGAGGGCCTGCGCCATCGCGGGCTGGCCGGCGTCGTCGGCGAACTCACCCGCATGGCGCTCACGCCCTCGCGCCGGCTCCAGCTCGCGGCCGAGGGCTCGGGCGTCACGGCCCTCGTCGTGCACCGCCTCTGCGCCGGCGAGGCCGCCGAGCCGGAGCCCTCCGCCGCGCGAACCCGCTGGCGGGTGGCGCCCGCCCCTTCCGAGGGAAGCGACCGCCGCCTCGACCGTCGACTGGGCCGTCCGCGCTGGCGGCTCGACCTGCAGCGCTGCCGCGGCGGGGCGCCGGGCGCTTGGATCGTGGAGGCTTGCGATGCGCAGGGTCGTCTCGCTCTACCTGCCGTCCTGGCCGACCGACCGGCTGCGCCGGAGCGGGTCCGCCGCGCCGCCGCAGGGTGA
- a CDS encoding pyridoxamine 5'-phosphate oxidase family protein, producing the protein MHQGNHRDHEGAKKLFELTKDVKVAMLTTADQSGTLNSRPMWNNEIDENGDIWFFTKLHSPKTAEISRDNQVNLAYSDPSSQTYVSIAGKAEVIRDQKLIDEKWQESLKTWFPNGKNDPEVGLIRIHPEQGEYWDSPSSTMVHLYGYVKASLTGESPKTETKKVNLA; encoded by the coding sequence ATGCACCAGGGCAACCATCGCGACCACGAGGGCGCGAAGAAGCTCTTCGAGCTGACCAAGGACGTCAAGGTCGCGATGCTCACCACCGCCGACCAGAGCGGCACGCTGAACAGCCGCCCGATGTGGAACAACGAGATCGACGAGAACGGCGACATCTGGTTCTTCACCAAGCTGCACAGCCCGAAGACCGCCGAGATCAGCCGCGACAACCAAGTCAACCTCGCCTATTCCGACCCGTCGAGCCAGACCTACGTCTCGATCGCCGGCAAGGCCGAGGTGATCCGCGATCAGAAGCTGATCGACGAGAAATGGCAGGAGAGCCTCAAGACGTGGTTCCCCAACGGGAAGAACGACCCCGAGGTCGGCCTGATCCGCATCCATCCCGAGCAGGGCGAGTACTGGGACAGCCCGTCCTCCACGATGGTCCACCTCTACGGCTACGTGAAGGCCTCGCTCACCGGCGAGAGCCCGAAGACCGAGACCAAGAAGGTCAACCTCGCCTGA
- the gyrA gene encoding DNA gyrase subunit A, whose protein sequence is MADDKDDTGAGTPPPATDIKPVSITDEMRRSYLDYAMSVIVSRALPDARDGLKPVHRRILYSAFESGHLPERKYVKSARIVGDVIGQYHPHGDQSIYDALVRMAQDFSMRLMLIDGQGNFGSVDGDPPAAMRYTESRLARPAISLLTDIDKNTVDFQSNYDDSREEPTVLPARFPNLLVNGAGGIAVGMATNIPPHNLGELVDACVALIDDPALTIEALNEIVPGPDFPTGGMILGRAGTRQAYTTGRGSIIMRARSHVEELRKEREALIFTEIPYQVNKATLIEKIAELVKDKRIEGISDLRDESDRDGMRIVVEIKRDAMADVVLNQLYRYTPLQTSFGANMVALNGGRPELMNLKDLLLAFNDFREEVVSRRTKFLLNKARERAHVLCGLAIAVANIDEVIRLIRTSPDPNTAREALMARDWPAHDIAPLIALVDDPRHRVADDGTYRLSETQARAILDLRLQRLTALGRDEIGDELKKLADEIADYLDILRSRARIQAIVKQELAEVRELFATPRKTEIIDSDFSVEDEDLIAREDMVVTVSHAGYVKRVPLSTYRSQKRGGKGRTGMSTRDEDFVTRLFVANTHTPVLFFSDQGQAYKEKVWRLPVAAPNARGKALVNILHLQNEGERITTIMPLPEDEASWETLDVMFATASGNVRRNKLSDFVQVNRNGKIAMKLDPGDHIVHVEICRADQNVLLTTALGQCIRFPVEDVRVFKGRDSTGVRGISLAKDDRVISMAILNAFDASPEERAGYLKMRRAVIGEAEAEGDAPEVEDGTAEAAISQERYTEMGAAEQFVLTLSERGFGKRSSSYEYRTSGRGGKGITAMRVNARNGHLVASFPVEASDQIMLVTNAGQLIRVPVDDIRIVGRASQGVTVFNTDKAERVVSVEHIEGEEETGEDEA, encoded by the coding sequence TTGGCAGACGACAAGGACGACACCGGCGCCGGCACTCCGCCGCCCGCGACCGACATCAAGCCCGTCTCCATCACCGACGAGATGCGCCGCTCATATCTCGATTACGCCATGAGCGTGATTGTGAGCCGCGCGCTGCCCGATGCCCGCGACGGCCTCAAGCCGGTGCACCGGCGCATTCTCTACTCGGCCTTCGAATCCGGGCATCTGCCCGAGCGCAAATACGTCAAGTCGGCCCGCATCGTCGGCGACGTGATCGGTCAGTACCACCCCCACGGCGACCAGTCGATCTACGACGCCTTGGTCCGCATGGCGCAGGATTTCTCCATGCGCCTGATGCTCATCGACGGGCAGGGCAATTTCGGCTCGGTCGACGGCGATCCGCCCGCGGCCATGCGCTACACCGAGTCGAGGCTCGCCCGGCCGGCGATCTCGCTGCTCACCGACATCGACAAGAACACCGTCGACTTCCAGTCGAACTACGACGATTCCCGCGAGGAGCCGACGGTCCTCCCCGCCCGCTTCCCGAACCTGCTCGTCAACGGCGCGGGCGGCATCGCGGTGGGCATGGCCACCAACATCCCGCCGCACAATCTCGGCGAGCTGGTCGATGCCTGCGTGGCGCTGATCGACGATCCAGCCCTCACCATCGAGGCGCTCAACGAGATCGTCCCCGGCCCCGACTTCCCCACCGGCGGCATGATCCTCGGCCGCGCCGGCACCCGGCAGGCCTACACCACCGGCCGCGGCTCGATCATCATGCGCGCCCGCTCGCATGTGGAGGAGCTGCGCAAGGAGCGCGAGGCGCTGATCTTCACCGAGATCCCGTATCAGGTGAACAAGGCGACGCTGATCGAGAAGATCGCCGAGCTGGTGAAGGACAAGCGCATCGAGGGCATCTCGGACCTGCGCGACGAATCCGACCGCGACGGCATGCGCATCGTCGTCGAGATCAAGCGCGACGCCATGGCTGACGTCGTGCTGAACCAGCTTTACCGCTACACCCCGCTCCAGACCTCGTTCGGCGCCAACATGGTGGCCCTCAACGGCGGCCGGCCGGAGCTGATGAACCTGAAGGACCTGCTCCTGGCCTTCAACGACTTCCGCGAGGAAGTCGTCTCCCGGCGCACCAAGTTCCTGCTCAACAAGGCCCGCGAGCGCGCCCACGTGTTGTGCGGCCTCGCCATCGCGGTCGCCAATATCGACGAGGTGATCCGCCTGATCCGCACCTCGCCGGACCCGAACACCGCCCGCGAGGCCCTGATGGCCCGCGACTGGCCGGCCCACGACATCGCCCCGCTGATCGCGCTGGTGGACGACCCGCGCCACCGGGTGGCCGATGACGGCACCTACCGCCTGTCGGAGACCCAGGCCCGGGCCATTCTCGACCTGCGCCTGCAGCGCCTCACCGCGCTCGGCCGCGACGAGATCGGCGACGAACTGAAGAAGCTCGCCGACGAGATCGCCGATTATCTCGACATCCTGCGCTCCCGCGCCCGCATCCAGGCGATCGTGAAGCAGGAGCTGGCCGAGGTGCGCGAGCTGTTCGCCACCCCGCGCAAGACCGAGATCATCGATTCCGACTTCAGCGTCGAGGACGAGGATCTGATCGCCCGCGAGGACATGGTCGTGACCGTGTCCCATGCCGGCTACGTCAAGCGCGTGCCGCTCTCGACCTACCGGTCGCAGAAGCGCGGCGGCAAGGGCCGCACCGGCATGAGCACCCGCGACGAGGATTTCGTCACGCGGCTGTTCGTGGCGAACACGCACACGCCGGTGCTGTTCTTCTCCGACCAGGGCCAAGCCTACAAGGAGAAGGTCTGGCGCCTGCCCGTCGCCGCGCCGAACGCGCGGGGCAAGGCCCTCGTCAACATCCTGCACCTGCAGAACGAGGGCGAGCGCATCACCACGATCATGCCGCTGCCCGAGGACGAGGCGTCCTGGGAGACGCTCGACGTGATGTTCGCCACCGCCTCCGGCAATGTCCGCCGCAACAAGCTGTCGGACTTCGTCCAGGTCAACCGCAACGGCAAGATCGCGATGAAGCTCGATCCGGGCGACCACATCGTCCATGTCGAGATCTGCCGGGCCGACCAGAACGTGCTGCTCACCACTGCGCTCGGCCAGTGCATCCGCTTCCCCGTCGAGGACGTGCGCGTCTTCAAGGGCCGCGACTCGACCGGCGTGCGCGGCATCTCGCTGGCCAAGGACGACCGCGTGATCTCGATGGCGATCCTCAATGCCTTCGACGCCTCGCCCGAGGAGCGCGCCGGCTACCTGAAGATGCGCCGCGCCGTGATCGGCGAGGCCGAGGCCGAGGGCGATGCGCCGGAGGTCGAGGACGGCACGGCGGAGGCCGCGATCTCGCAGGAGCGCTACACCGAGATGGGTGCCGCGGAGCAATTCGTGCTGACCCTGTCGGAGCGCGGCTTCGGCAAGCGCTCGTCCTCCTACGAGTACCGGACCTCCGGCCGCGGCGGCAAAGGCATCACGGCGATGCGGGTCAATGCCCGCAACGGCCACCTCGTCGCCTCCTTCCCCGTCGAGGCCTCGGACCAGATCATGCTGGTCACCAATGCCGGCCAGCTCATCCGCGTGCCGGTGGACGACATCCGCATCGTCGGCCGCGCCTCGCAGGGCGTGACGGTGTTCAACACCGACAAGGCCGAGCGCGTCGTCTCGGTGGAGCATATCGAGGGCGAGGAGGAGACCGGCGAGGACGAGGCCTGA
- a CDS encoding type II toxin-antitoxin system RelE/ParE family toxin → MIDLLLLHPLSGHATSLRPMRRIVATPYPYLIFYEATEDEVVILGIRHAARDPASMPGTS, encoded by the coding sequence GTGATCGACCTGCTCTTGCTGCATCCCCTGAGCGGGCACGCGACCAGCCTTCGGCCCATGCGCCGGATCGTGGCGACACCTTATCCCTACCTGATCTTCTACGAGGCGACCGAGGACGAGGTGGTCATTCTCGGCATTCGGCACGCTGCCCGCGACCCGGCCTCCATGCCCGGCACCTCCTGA
- the coaD gene encoding pantetheine-phosphate adenylyltransferase has protein sequence MTTRTALYAGSFDPVTNGHLDVVRQACRLVPRLVLAIGVHPGKAPLFTAEERAALLRETCGPLAAAEGASLEVVTFDDLAVSAARRCGASLFIRGLRDGTDLDYEMQLAGMNGAMAPEVQTVFLPASTGVRPITATLVRQIAAMGGDVSPFVPPRVAAQLAARFAKS, from the coding sequence GTGACGACCCGCACCGCCCTCTATGCCGGCTCCTTCGATCCGGTCACCAACGGCCACCTCGACGTGGTGCGGCAGGCTTGCCGCCTCGTGCCGCGGCTGGTGCTGGCCATCGGCGTGCATCCGGGCAAGGCGCCGCTGTTCACGGCCGAGGAGCGCGCCGCCCTGCTGCGCGAGACCTGCGGGCCGCTGGCCGCCGCCGAGGGGGCGAGCCTGGAGGTCGTCACCTTCGACGACCTCGCCGTCTCGGCCGCCCGGCGCTGCGGCGCCAGCCTGTTCATCCGCGGCCTGCGCGACGGCACCGACCTCGATTACGAGATGCAGCTCGCCGGCATGAACGGCGCGATGGCGCCCGAGGTCCAGACCGTGTTCCTGCCCGCCTCCACCGGGGTGCGGCCGATCACCGCCACTCTGGTGCGCCAGATCGCGGCCATGGGCGGCGACGTCTCGCCCTTCGTGCCGCCCCGCGTCGCCGCGCAGCTCGCCGCCCGCTTCGCAAAATCCTGA
- a CDS encoding Mrp/NBP35 family ATP-binding protein: MAITRDDVLKALSTVTVDRGGTTLPGSGRLSPVVIDPGNRVMFSILIDPSEAERFEPVRREAEGRVLALPGVSSVLVSLTAERGSATPGPAPGAPRQSGGPGAAPPRPPQGNALPGVRHIVAVASGKGGVGKSTTACNLALALSAQGLRVGLLDADIYGPSVPKLLGLSGKPRVIEGKTLEPMQAYGLKAMSIGFLIEPESAMIWRGPMVQSAITQMLRDVAWGELDVLVVDMPPGTGDAQLTMAQATPLSGAVIVSTPQDLALIDARRGVTMFRKVSVPILGVIENMATFICPNCGAASAIFGHGGARHEAERLEVPFLGEIPLTMAIRETSDAGRPVVATDPDGPQAKVYREIAQKLWGNLTGAPAGRAAPRIVIE; the protein is encoded by the coding sequence TTGGCGATCACCCGCGACGACGTGCTGAAGGCGCTCTCGACCGTCACGGTCGATCGCGGCGGCACCACCCTGCCCGGCTCCGGCCGCCTCTCGCCGGTGGTGATCGATCCCGGCAACCGGGTGATGTTCTCCATCCTGATCGATCCGAGCGAGGCCGAGCGCTTCGAGCCGGTGCGTCGCGAGGCGGAGGGCCGCGTGCTCGCGCTCCCCGGCGTGTCGAGCGTGCTGGTGAGCCTCACCGCCGAGCGCGGTTCCGCCACCCCCGGCCCCGCGCCCGGTGCGCCGCGCCAATCCGGCGGCCCCGGCGCCGCGCCGCCGCGCCCGCCCCAGGGCAATGCCCTGCCGGGCGTGCGCCACATCGTGGCGGTCGCCTCGGGCAAGGGCGGCGTCGGCAAGTCCACCACCGCCTGCAACCTCGCTCTGGCGCTGAGTGCGCAGGGTCTGCGCGTCGGCCTGCTCGATGCCGATATCTACGGCCCCTCGGTGCCGAAGCTCCTGGGATTGTCCGGCAAGCCCCGGGTGATCGAGGGCAAGACCCTGGAGCCGATGCAGGCCTACGGCCTCAAGGCGATGTCGATCGGTTTCCTGATCGAGCCGGAATCGGCGATGATCTGGCGCGGGCCGATGGTGCAGTCGGCGATCACCCAGATGCTGCGCGACGTGGCCTGGGGCGAACTCGACGTGCTCGTGGTCGACATGCCGCCCGGCACGGGCGATGCCCAGCTCACCATGGCGCAGGCGACCCCGCTGTCGGGCGCCGTCATCGTCTCGACGCCGCAGGATCTGGCGCTGATCGATGCCCGCCGCGGCGTGACCATGTTCCGCAAGGTCTCGGTGCCGATCCTCGGCGTGATCGAGAACATGGCGACCTTCATCTGCCCGAATTGCGGGGCGGCCTCGGCGATTTTCGGCCATGGCGGCGCCCGCCACGAGGCCGAGCGCCTGGAGGTGCCCTTCCTCGGCGAGATCCCGCTGACCATGGCGATCCGCGAGACCTCGGATGCCGGCCGCCCCGTGGTCGCGACCGATCCCGACGGGCCGCAGGCCAAGGTCTACCGCGAGATCGCCCAGAAACTCTGGGGCAATCTCACCGGCGCCCCCGCCGGCCGGGCGGCGCCGCGGATCGTCATCGAGTGA
- a CDS encoding peptidylprolyl isomerase, translated as MAETNETIVLETTKGRVVIALRPDLAPNHVERIKTLASQGFYDGVPFHRVIDGFMAQTGDPTGTGSGGSELPDLNAEFNAEPHVRGTCSMARTNFPHSANSQFFICFADARFLDRQYTVWGKVIEGMEVVDTIKRGEPVRDPDRIVKATVAAA; from the coding sequence ATGGCAGAGACGAACGAGACCATCGTCCTGGAGACCACGAAGGGCCGCGTCGTCATCGCGCTGCGCCCCGATCTCGCCCCCAACCACGTCGAGCGGATCAAGACGCTGGCGTCCCAGGGCTTCTACGACGGCGTGCCGTTCCACCGGGTCATCGACGGCTTCATGGCCCAGACCGGCGATCCGACCGGTACCGGCTCCGGCGGCTCCGAGCTGCCCGACCTCAACGCCGAGTTCAACGCCGAGCCGCACGTGCGCGGCACCTGCTCGATGGCGCGCACCAACTTCCCGCACTCGGCGAACTCGCAGTTCTTCATCTGCTTTGCCGATGCCCGCTTCCTCGACCGCCAGTACACGGTGTGGGGCAAGGTGATCGAGGGCATGGAAGTGGTCGACACGATCAAGCGCGGTGAGCCCGTGCGCGATCCGGACCGGATCGTGAAGGCGACCGTGGCCGCGGCGTAA
- a CDS encoding response regulator, with the protein MSDARPTDRRPVILVVEDEPDERYLAAELLEEKGFEVIEAETAERALDILRQRGDGIDVVFSDVRTPGTIGGFELARIIGVTWPRIRMLLTSGDAGDQPSDLRVTATFMPKPWRAPEILTWLEEAAGLRQPPEG; encoded by the coding sequence ATGAGTGACGCACGACCCACAGACCGCCGGCCCGTCATCCTCGTCGTCGAGGACGAGCCCGACGAGCGCTACCTCGCGGCCGAGCTCCTGGAGGAGAAGGGCTTCGAGGTGATCGAGGCCGAGACGGCCGAGCGCGCCCTCGACATCCTGCGCCAGCGGGGCGACGGGATCGACGTGGTGTTCTCCGACGTGCGCACCCCGGGCACGATCGGCGGCTTCGAGCTGGCACGGATCATCGGCGTGACCTGGCCGCGCATCCGCATGCTGCTGACCTCGGGCGATGCGGGCGACCAGCCGAGCGACCTGCGCGTCACCGCGACCTTCATGCCGAAGCCCTGGCGGGCGCCGGAGATCCTGACGTGGCTGGAGGAGGCGGCGGGCCTCAGGCAGCCGCCGGAGGGGTGA